The genomic stretch GTTGTCAGACTAGATAAATTCTTAGCCAAAGAGGGTACATTAAACACCAGTCAGTACGGGTTCAGAACAAATCACTCCACAACACTGGCACTAATGGAGTTAACAGAAGAAATATCCACAGCcattgaccaaaaaaagcacctcattagcattttcattgaccttaaaaaagcatttgacaccATAAACCACAAACTAttactggaaaaaatgaataaatatggcATCAGAGGAGTCACCCTGCAATTGATCACCAGCTACctatcaaaaagaaaacaatttgtacaaataaatgacATGAAATCCACATTAAGTTCAATAACATGCGGGGTACCCCAAGGTTCAGTCTTGGGCCCCAAACTCTTTAACATCTATATAAATGACATCACCAGTGCATCCaaattcttaaaatgtattttatttgctgatgacactaCGTTTTATTATGTGGGTGACGACATAAAACAAATGACGGCGTTAATCCAAAGGGAGctggaaacaataaaaaaatggttagatacaaataaactatcaataaattgtgaaaaaacaaatctgatgaTATTTAGCAACCATAAGATAAATACTAACATCTCAATAGAAATTGAAGGTTCTCAANNNNNNNNNNNNNNNNNNNNNNNNNNNNNNNNNNNNNNNNNNNNNNNNNNNNNNNNNNNNNNNNNNNNNNNNNNNNNNNNNNNNNNNNNNNNNNNNNNNNNNNNNNNNNNNNNNNNNNNNNNNNNNNNNNNNNNNNNNNNNNNNNNNNNNNNNNNNNNNNNNNNNNNNNNNNNNNNNNNNNNNNNNNNNNNNNNNNNNNNNNNNNNNNNNNNNNNNNNNNNNNNNNNNNNNNNNNNNNNNNNNNNNNNNNNNNNNNNNNNNNNNNNNtttaaaaaaatcaagatttttgtaaaactccttttgtgtgctttgaaaatgaaataaaaaacatactactactactactactactactactactactacaaatcagaaatgtttttgggtTTCTAGCAAAATGTACtagtttaaatgcatttattgagAAAATGTTTAACCAGTAATacatgacttttctttttagttgAGATGGGAAGAAATGTTTGATCAAAGTTgtccttaaaaatgtattgttacATGCCTTATCTTTAAATTGACAACCATTAATTAATAAGGATGATTCACTAATAATGAACAAAGAATTTGCTAAATTGGCTTTGGACGATTGAATTGTTGCTGCTAgacttttatcatttaaatgaatttaatttaaaaaaaaaggttttccatTCATTATTATCACCTGTTGTTCCATATTGAGTTGGTATGAGGGGATAAGTTAtgtttgtatttcattttccaGTCCTGGAGAACCTGTTGATGGAAATTAGATAAACTAATTGGTAGCTTAGATAAGTCAAAGTCACTTGTCTAAAATgattttagggaaataaaaccaaatccTGCTTGAATtctttttgaaagatttgaacAATTTCATCCTGATAGAACCATTCAAAGCCTCAGAATCGATCACATTTAAAGTTCCTTCCTCTAAAGCGGGGGTCTGAGACCTGCTCAGTTTTGGTCGGTAAAAATTTGgaccaaatggatttttcacCATCAAAGGTTGCAAACTTCTACTCAAATGTCTTCCCTGTATCATTCTTTCTAGTATAATGGTGTTTGTTCTAACAGATACAATAGgagttattttgatttatttgtttgatgaATCTATTAGATATAGACAAAAATTATGAGAGATAAATCAATTGTTTTAGTAAAAAGTATACgctcaaaaatagaaaagtctCTTTGGAGCCAAGTGTTCAGAGTCCttttagatttttggattttatgcTATTAATTTATGAGTTTCTCTTTTATTAGCTGCAATGAATTCGAGAGATTGAGCACGACTGATGATTAACAAGTTTTCTGATAATTTGTTGTTAATATTTGCCATTTTGTCATCCTGTTTATCAAAGAGCACATGGAGAGCTTGGATAGCTGCCAAAATGTCATTAGCTGTGGAGATGGTTTAgggtttatcttttatttatttattttttatttcaggagGTTTCACCTTACCTGCTTTTACCTTTCTTCTGTTCGTTCAACTTCATTATCAATTTagctcaaaaactttttttttttttaaagacgaATAAGAGGTACTGGACCTTGTTTCACAGCAGTAGACAACTGCTGAGTTTGCCATCTTGCTGAAACTCtcttcaaaatgttattttgttttcaggaatttacttttgttttctgaaatgttttttcattctttttttacgTCTTGGTTTCAGAAatttggctttgttttttaaaggcttaataaactattgtctctATTTTTAGtaagcatatagcttaaacacttcaagtttaaagtcAATTaaggttaagatgtgtgttttacatcctgTCGCCTCACAACCCCATTAGTCAACTATTGAAATagttgtttgtggcagccctaccgGCTGACTCTAAAGATGTTGACATACACAGTTTTATGATGTACAACAGCATGTACATAATGAAACTACAACTCAATCTTAAAAGAGGAGATAACTTCCTCAGTGTCTGGAAAATTAGATCCCCTTCAGACTGCATATCAAGCCCGAAAAGGAGTAGAGGATGCAAAACTTTTTATTCTGGACCAAATTTACAAACACTTGGAAAAGCCTAAATCTTATGCAAGACtattatttgcagatttttctttagcttttaaCAGGATGCAACCGCATGTTTTAATCCCACGGCTTGCCGCTCATTTTAACTTACCTGATCAGCTCTTACTTttgcttttaagctttttaacaGACAGGAAGCAGCAGGTCTTAGTGAATGGAGTTTTATCTGAGATCATGGTTTCTAACACAGGTTCTCCACAAGGTTGTGTTTTATCGCCCCTTCTTTTTATCCTTTACACTGACAGCTGTAGGTCATAGAACGAGGGCAGCTACCTGATTACATTTTCGGACGACACAGCACTTCTGACCGTCCTCCAAACGCCAGAGCAGAACCACGGCAGTGTTCTGACCAGTGTCCAATCAAAGCgcgtgaaaatgctgacgtttccgtgcgcctgctagaaGGCCTTGGTGTCgtctactccaaatctgattggttgaagcaacagtttggtcgacaattattttatgctacagggcccgctgaactgattgtgaaggcctccaggcagatttctttgaccctagcaacaaatggtgctgcaatgtgattggttaatgcttaaataggaaaatacacgtctggaagcagcgcaaccagggagacagcaatgaaaggacgaagacagagcatttggaattatagaatacgtattcacggaaataaataataattaatatcagtctgtgattcagatatttttaggccagcagagaaggccttgcaggccctgacggcccgccactggttcTGACACACTTTGTCAACTGGTGTGATGACAGTTTCTTGGAACTTAATGTAGAGAAAACAAAGGAACTCATAATAGATTTTAGGAAAACCAAGGCCAAACCTCAAGTGAGCTTCATCCATGGGGAGAAAGTTGACATAGTTGAAAGCTACAGGTTCTTAGGCACCGTGTTTGACTCCGCCctaaaatttgataaaaatactGAATCCATTGTCAAAAGATGTCAACAAAGAACACACCAGCTGAGACGGCTGaattcttttaaagtttgtaatAAGATTTTATGCATGTTTTATCAGCCTTTTATTGAgagcattttaacattttcctttgtGTGCTGGTTTGGTGGCCTCTGTGTGAAAGACAAACATTCTCTCAATAATATTGTCAAAATATGTTCTAAAATCACAGGCatccaacaaaaaaatctgaattcacTCTGGGAGCAGCAGGTGgtgcaaaaagcaaaaaacataattttaacacATAAACACGTCCTGTCTTCCAGTTTTATAAAGATGGCCTCAGGTCGCAGTTATATTGCTCCAGCTAGAAGGTACTCTAAATCTTTTATCCCAAATGCCATAAAACTCTTAAATCAAAGTGAACACACTCAAGTTTAGACTGTACCTGTTTCAAGCctatcttttatttaattgtattttatcaatttttattttttatttttatttgtttttattttttagcaagtTTTTAGTGTTGCTTTTTAGTGTGGCTTTTTAGTGTGGCTTTTTAGTGTGGCTTTTACTGATTGTTGTCTATGTTTTCCGCTGGAGAGCTGCTCTTAATGGAATTGCCCTTGGGAGactaataaagttgttctaTCTATTAAACACATACCAGTGCATTCAATCAAGAATATGTCAAGTATATAATTTCGTCATCCTGTTTGTGAAAAGGTAAGCTGGCACATGTGGTCAGGTGAGCGTTTGTGTTGTACTGTGGTAGATGAtaggatgtaaaaaaacaaaaaaaactgagggGTGTCACGTCCACACCACGACCCCACCGAAGGCTAGGCAGCTGTGGGCTCTCCAGACACCTGCACAGCCTCACCTGCCTTCCCTGACAGCATGTCGCTGGTATGGCCTATACACATGTTTTGCTTTCTCCCATAATGATAATGGTTGTTCTGCTGCCAAGCAAGGCACAAACTGAACCACCAGGAGGAATATGGGGTTTGGTGTCCAGCTGCTCtgcctctgcaccacagctgcccccaaaacaactcttttttttttttttcttgcttcatATTTGACCTCTCCATTGATTCCctaattaattatttcaaagctgaataaaaaaaagaagcattgcAGGGCCACTTTGAGACagacaaccacacacactcacattcacacttaaCGGACAATAAGAGCCACCAAACAACTTAAGATGCATCAGACGgtgggagaacatgtaaactcaaTGCCACATTCTTTCATGCTGAAAAAGTTCCAACTGTCAACCGCCATCACCCCCACGCACAACCCCGTGACAATTTCTTGATGATCTCCTGCTGCCCTGCataaacatttccaaaaaaacaacacaagttttttggttttaactaaaaatcagctgttaaaacattgttttattttcattgggATAACTTGTTTTCCAACCATTAATGTGACTCTTCTTatgtatgaaaaaataatattaattatgtttgaaaaaaaaaaaagcttgtttttactCAACTGAATGATTTTATTAATGGAATTTGACCATCTGAGAAATATCATCTGAATTAGACCCTTTTTCTGTACAGTCAGTGCTAAAACCTTAATTCATGATTGCATAACATCAAGAATAGATTACGGTAATGTACTATATTCTGAtgtaaagaaaacaagttttaatcTTGCGCAGCTCATCATCAAAACTCAACAGCCTCCAACACTCAGAGCCGGAAAGAAGGAGTACATTACACCAATCCTAGAAtctctgcattggctccctgtcaGCTTTAGGATTGATTTTAAAGGCCCTATACCTGCCAAATTTAACTTCTTGAGCttcaagtgtattatactgtttattcctcactataaacaaccccctCACACAGAACTTTATCCTTCGCAAGCTTTGCTGAGGCAGATTTTTCCTGTCACCAAAGAGAATACAACCTGCTGTTTAGTGGCTCACTAAATAGATGGTGTCCGTCACACTGAATGCGTGAGTAGAAGCACGAAGCAGGCCCTCCTACCTGGTAGAACCAGCAAATAGATTTTCCAGTAAATAATAATACACAGTCTCAAATAGGATGAAATATGACTCCCATCAGCTTTACAATGTAATCATCAAAATAATTCATACAGAAATACCGGTGCACTTGAAATGTTGAGCGCCATTCTCTGAGTCGCACTGGACCCTGAGCAAGAGGTTTACCCAGACCAAATGTCTGTCGAGTATCCGACGTAAAACCAGCTTCActgtagtgctgggcgatatggaaaaaaatgtatatcacgatataaaatattttatatcacgatacgaTAAATATCAGGATATACGacaataaattatattatgCCTGAAGTTgcggcagcttttgtgaaaagttgagACAAAAGTTGGGATGTTATTGAAATGATATTGTTTTGTAAAGtgcctaaaaatgttaattatgaaacaaacttcacattcttgtattccaactctttttattgtgacagatgCTCTAGGAAAATAATTCATCATCACAATATACAATGTTGctgtgctgtcatttaactttACTGGAACTGTGAAACAtgaaatgaacttttggtcctTACTGCTCATAATAACAcaaatttttgtgtttatttaaacattGAGAATAaaatgacgttttcagtgaaaaattttaaacctaaaaaagcagtataatcagattaatcctcTGATTTCCATTTTCACCACAGAAAGTGAAAAGGTTCAAAATTTCCAGAGTCTCTCTGCCTTTTTCTCATATTCTGCAACAGCTGTGCGGCGCGCAATATGACAGACCGCTCCGAACCTGCACCCCACCACGCCGCGTGCATGCATGCGCTCAGGGCACCTTCACCACAATTGACCAATTTTTCgcaataattgatcaaattagatTAGGAACAATATAAACTATAGAGGAGAAATGGGACGAtatacacttttctatcgcccacacaatatatatcgtgatattgcccagcactactTCACTGTGGTCTTGGACGAGAGCGGGAGCTGATGATGATAGCAGGCAGCAGTGTCAGCCATTTCTGAACAGCCACAGAGTGGAAAAGCTTGAACAGCCCACTGGCTCTCTCCGAGTTGTGGGTGTTTAGAATGGTCTGGCACTGCAGCTCCGTGCTGTCCCGTGAAACCATGCAAtcgtgaaaaaaggaaaaaatgaagactGATGGTATTTGCATGGATTTCAAGTCTATTCAAAGCAAAATGTCGTTGTTGGTCACATGTATTAACCATTAACGTGGTAACCCTTTCTCTgaaatatactgctcacaaaaattaaaggaacactttttttattgcgCCTGGCACGAATTGAGTTAAACCTGCCTGATAATGGGTCTGATAATCCTTCGTAGGAAGGAAGAAGTAGAAAAACTgcctcaaagcagaggtttgtctgttggCTTTGTATTAAGTTGTGCCAAAGTCTGTCCATTTCTCTCTCTCTACGTGTTGATGCAGGCTTTTGGTTTTAGTCGGTTAGATTACTCTAAGATCCTGCTCTCTAGTTTTCCAAAAAGCTCTCTTTCTGTCTTACTATTTCTTTAGATCTCAGTGGCACAtgttctgacgaggaccaggggacaggaacacattacaccagttttgAAATGGTTTCATTGGCATCCTGTGTGTTTCCAAATTGATTCCAATTATTTGGATGGTTGATAAATGCTTTAATGGTCTTGGGCCTCTTTATCTCAGTGACCTTTTTATGGATGCAACATGCAAACTCATTGTTACATTCTTCCATGCTAAAAAAGTTCCTGTTCAGGTTGAGTAAACTTACAAAGAGATCAAGAGTCAGAACTtcaacagaaaatgtctttatttttctttcagttatTCCAAACGTTCCATTAAAAACACCTTatatctcaatttttttttcaggaaaaagtaTGAACATGGCTGAAGTCAGCATCATCAAGAGGAAACTGGATCCAGATCATGTGGAGCCATTGCACAGATCGCCTTTACAGCAGTTCCAGGCGAAACCACACGACAACCAGTTTTGGCAGCCCTTGGAAACCAGTGCTGCAAGCAAAAACAAGActtctttaattatttgttctttgaaataactttaacatgttttccatGCTGTTCCTTTCTTTTGTATGCCTGTTGATTTTCTCAGCAGCTACTAGATGCTGTGATAAGTGAAATTACAACTCACCGCCCAGTTTCATTGAGTAACAACGGTTGGCAAGGGGATGACACTCTTTGATTTCGGGGCAGGCTGCACCACTGGCATTTTTGCACGAGTAGCATCTCAATCCACACACTTCACAGAAACAAGAAAGTGTTTAAAAGAGACCACAAACGTAGGCTTTGATTTACAACACAGCAAGTAAACTTTTATGGAAATAAGTGTAAAAagtaatttgaagaaaaataaattatggaaaggcaccaataaataaaatagagtcCAAATTTACTCTGTGATGTTTAGAATTATATGAAATATACCATGTATATCTCtaatgtgactttaaatccaaaTTAGTAAAGAGTTCTGCTCCaatttaaaagaggaaaaaaaacattatttttcctttaacacaaaaagattAAGAATGCAAAAgataactcaaaagttttatTGCATCTTTAAAGCTCTTATGTTAAAGCATgtaaacatttgatcaaaactaCTAGACATGAGGTACAAAAACTCACCTGCTGACAAAGTTAAGGACAGAATGAGAAGCTTAACAAGAGTCATCTTTGCAGTTCAAGGAGAACAACAGTTTGATCAAACTTCTtctctttcaagttttcaagtcTGCTTTAGGTTCCTGAAAACAGACTTCCATATATATGAACTACAGACTCCCCCCACTACCCCCCTTAAATGAAAGACAGCCTATAGAGAACTcactaaaaaaatgcagtagACTCATCCTCTCTTCAATTAAGAAATTCATTTAGATGTcagtaaaatataataatataaatgtatttattgaaaatttgctATAGGTACTACTACTAAACAGACAAGTAAAAGAAGAAGTATATGTCTCATTATGTCTCAAagttgtctattttttatttattagtggatctatgctctttaaacGTCTTAATTCAGTTTCATGCTTGCTTACCTATAATTACTATCTATTAGAACTAAATTTGACTTAATTTCTGTATTGTTTAAAGGTCAAAAAAGTgagttttgctgcttttttctggGAGGATGATTAAAGAAATAAGAGGGGATAGAAAGAGAAAGCAACAAGTTGCTGGAGGCTTATCATCATTACTGTCAGGTGTAGATGTACATCGGAAGAGTGGGGCCTCTTCACAGACACACTCATTACcaacatacctgttggctccaCAGATGTTCACACACATATATAACAGCATGTGCATAATGAAACTACAGCTCACACGCAAAGACCTATGCATACAAGACAGCACATGTCTCATACTGACAATTATTTGTTCACATGACGAAAAAAATAACGGCTTTATCGCTTTTACGTATACAGGTCTCTTGTCTGAATAGTTTACCTATTATTATTAGAACTCAATTTTACTTAATTTCCATactgtttaaaggaaaaaaaagtgagttttgctgcttttcttctgGGAGGACAATTAATATCTACAATAATACTACTACTAAAAagacagacaaataaaaaaaaaagttgatgtctcattttaaaacaatttcatcatacagaccaaaaacaactgttgtttattttaaactacaTCTAAATTGAATTTACACAAACGTCAGATGAAATAGAACATACATTTCCTTTTGTATCTTAATAATTATAGGGAAGGTAGATGCAATTAACattaaatgaatcaataaatgtatattttaaaataatatgccatattgcaaacgtctgcaacccatcgccagcgattggtctgagtcatggaatctatagTGTTACGCCCCAGTTTGTCTAGGGGCGCAGGGCCTAAACATAAAGGTAAAGTAAATGAAAtaatgtgtaacaaaaacacaaatgtctctataaaaagtataacaatatttatttagaagaaCAAAACACCCAAACCATaactaaatgtgaagcaaaaggcttcagggtgaaccaaggccaaaaaaaacaaacaaaagcccaactaactcaacccagggagcttacctgcaaatgaaatagtaaaataatgacaatcactaacctccctggaataacataaacaggagaaaactcACTAGAGAAACTGGCAGTTcaccctacagcttcacttaaatTAACAAACACTAAACACAAAGTGGGACCTAAACAAAataccaaagaaactacaaagtgcgcaCAAAGTAAAGCAGGTGGAGAcgatcactgagctgcagtggagacaggttgcagcccacttccagtcatttcttcctccgtgaaagatcagatctcattcatttctgtgtgatgctttcatctgaagaggaatcgttttcggaattttcagtgtacttagctaacgtgacagactgttgccatcccctgttgttgttgtgtgttgaaacgggacgattcgtgtggagaacggggcgtacggagcactgtttacgttctccttttttttctgcgcatgtcagagacatgcagtaaggtggtgaaagagcttccgggtatgtgaataaagtgaataaataagtgaataaataaataataaagtggcggacggtcctgcaaacatgtctctaagctctttatttcgcatatgaaactctgcattaccgacccggatagtcagttTCATTGATGATGATTTGATTtcgagtcgccaaaaggttcagaatttctttgtttttaaaaccgatatgtaaataaagcttcacgagaggctccacgtcttccagcttcgagcatggctctgataaactgacagctttcgttttcatcgacattctcagcgtcactgtcattgccagattgtgagctcttactttacgCGCTGCCGGCTagaattgatagggctttacagtcctcaaaccacaaacacccggcgcctctgaatcagcgtcactttcaaaacaaatgtttccacaatctgagtctgaagacagaattctGGACCTtaaaatatcgccgctatcgtagctccgacacgcaaaggagaagccatcttgccaTGTTGACTctggtgacgtcacacgcaccacgtgaccaaaactgagcttttccccggaagagacagggtttgccaaatttggccgcaaaaatgccgttttattccaatatttcttgctcaaaacacgccaaaacatttggaaattgtaaatataaggcgaaatacagttaacaccgaaaaagacccacaaccccattactagtcctttaaGTTTGAAGAGTGTTGTTGTGCATCCGTCTGTCAATAAAATGAAGTGCAACAGTTTAATTTCAGTGAAATTTTGCTGGTATGTTCTGAATGGTATTTAGGTTAGCAGTCAAGTTGTGAGTAGGATGAGTTTGCAGGAGAGCAAAAGCGCAGCTGAGTTGATTCATCTCAAGGAGCTTGAAGTTAAAATGCTCCGGCTGAGATTTAGGAAGACAG from Oryzias melastigma strain HK-1 linkage group LG9, ASM292280v2, whole genome shotgun sequence encodes the following:
- the LOC112148894 gene encoding CD59 glycoprotein-like, with protein sequence MTLVKLLILSLTLSAVCGLRCYSCKNASGAACPEIKECHPLANRCYSMKLGALVSKGCQNWLSCGFAWNCCKGDLCNGST